One window of the Trifolium pratense cultivar HEN17-A07 linkage group LG2, ARS_RC_1.1, whole genome shotgun sequence genome contains the following:
- the LOC123911161 gene encoding RNA polymerase II C-terminal domain phosphatase-like 2 isoform X2 yields the protein MNRLGFKTEVFEGDVRLGELDYFPVTAFQNFRFPNNEIRIHHRTYRSERCPPLSILQSISAFNVRCKLDSSLSVEQPLLINLHASCFHEMKTAVAVVGDEELHLVAMPSKRKKFPCFWCYAVPVGLYDACMGMLNLRCLSIVFDLDETLIVANTMKSFEDRIEALRCWLLRESDPLRVQGMSGELKRYLEDRLLLKQFIEMDSVVDSNGKLYQVQMEEVPSLSEQKVLRPVVRLQDRNIVLTRINPEIRDTSVLVKLRPAWEDLRCYLTAKGRKRFEVYVCTMAERDYALEMWRLLDPGAHLIGSKQVFDRVICVKSGSRKSLLNVFHDGMCHPKMAMVIDDRSKVWEDKDQPRVHVVPAFSPYYAPQAETANAVPVLCVARNVACNVRGCFFKEFDENFIQRIAEIFFEDEVVNLPHPPVVSSYLMSEEAPNGNGNAYVPVSEGMGGTEFERRLNQPDDKVSADLVSRPMANSADFRHENSQPTAGMIPNVTGHRSSRPIIPSQKPSLLGPPVKHCGNFIDREYDMKKGLLTMRHDIRCQSSAEPPLILRPPVPVYCVVT from the exons ATGAATCGTTTAGGGTTCAAAACTGAAGTGTTTGAAGGCGACGTGCGTTTAGGCGAACTTGATTATTTTCCTGTAACCGCTTTTCAGAACTTCCGATTTCCGAACAACGAGATTCGCATCCACCATAGAACTTACCGTAGTGAACGTTGTCCTCCTCTTTCCATTCTTCAATCGATTTCCGCTTTCAATGTTCGATGTAAACTCGATTCCTCACTTTCCGTTGAACAACCGCTTTTAATCAACCTTCACGCTTCTTGTTTTCATGAAATGAAG ACTGCGGTGGCTGTGGTTGGGGATGAGGAGCTTCATCTGGTGGCCATGCCGAGTAAGAGGAAGAAGTTTCCGTGTTTTTGGTGTTATGCTGTTCCTGTGGGACTTTATGATGCCTGTATGGGGATGTTGAATTTGAGGTGTCTTTCAATTGTGTTTGATTTGGATGAGACTTTGATTGTTGCGAACACCATGAAGTCGTTTGAGGATAGGATTGAGGCGTTGAGGTGTTGGCTTTTGAGGGAGAGTGATCCGTTGAGGGTGCAAGGTATGTCTGGTGAGCTGAAGCGTTATTTGGAGGATAGGTTGTTGTTGAAGCAGTTTATTGAGATGGATTCTGTGGTTGATAGCAATGGGAAGTTGTATCAGGTTCAGATGGAGGAAGTTCCGTCTTTGTCTGAACAGAAAGTTCTTCGCCCTGTTGTTCGGTTGCAAGATAGGAATATTGTTCTTACTCGAATCAATCCTGAG ATTCGGGATACTAGTGTACTAGTGAAGTTACGGCCTGCTTGGGAAGATTTAAGATGCTATTTAACTGCAAAAGGACGAAAGCGGTTTGAAGTGTATGTTTGTACTATGGCTGAAAGAGATTATGCTTTGGAAATGTGGAGGCTTCTTGACCCAGGGGCACATCTTATAGGTTCAAAGCAAGTATTTGATCGTGTTATTTGTGTTAAATCAG GCTCCAGAAAATCTTTACTAAATGTTTTTCACGATGGTATGTGCCATCCAAAAATGGCAATGGTGATTGATGACCGTTCAAAGGTTTGGGAGGACAAGGACCAGCCCAGGGTTCATGTTGTCCCTGCATTTAGTCCTTACTATGCTCCTCAAGCAGAG ACAGCCAATGCCGTCCCAGTTCTATGCGTAGCGAGAAATGTTGCATGCAATGTCAGAGGTTGTTTTTTCAA AGAATTTGATGAGAACTTTATACAAAGAATTGCTGAAATCTTCTTTGAAGATGAGGTTGTAAATTTACCTCACCCTCCGGTTGTGAGCAGCTACTTGATGTCTGAG GAGGCGCCGAATGGTAATGGTAATGCTTATGTCCCCGTCAGTGAAGGAATGGGCGGCACAGAGTTTGAACGGAGGTTAAACCAACCT GATGATAAGGTTTCTGCTGATTTAGTCAGTCGACCCATGGCAAACAGTGCTGATTTCAGACATGAAAACTCTCAGCCAACTGCTGGCATGATTCCAAATGTCACAGGCCACAGATCTTCAAGGCCCATAATTCCTTCTCAGA AACCTAGTCTGCTGGGACCTCCAGTCAAACATTGTGGCAATTTTATTGATCGTGAATATGACATGAAAAAAGGACTATTGACTATGAGGCATGATATAAGATGTCAAAGTTCAGCTGAACCTCCTCTGATATTGAGGCCACCCGTTCCAGTATACTGTGTAGTCACCTGA